One window of Nocardia nova SH22a genomic DNA carries:
- the serS gene encoding serine--tRNA ligase, with protein sequence MIDLRFLRENPDAVRASQRTRGEDPALVDALLEADAARRAAVATADNLRAEQKALGKKVGKASPDERPALLAHAQELSAKVKEAEAAENAADAELDTAHRAISNVVQEGAPAGGEDDFVLLETVGTPTEFDFTPRDHVDLGESLGLFDMERGAKVSGARFYFLTGYGALLQLGLLQLAAQRATANGFTMMIPPVLVRPEIMAGTGFLGQHSAEVYHLDDDDLYLVGTSEVPLAGYHSGEILDLSAGPKRYAGWSSCFRREAGSYGKDTRGIIRVHQFDKVEMFVYCRPEEADAEHRRLLDWEKEMLAAIEVPYRVIDVAGGDLGSSAARKFDCEAWVPTQQTYRELTSTSNCTTFQARRLSVRYRDENNKPQIAATLNGTLATTRWIVALLENHQRADGSVRVPAALVPFVGREVLEPPR encoded by the coding sequence CCGACGCGGTCCGTGCCTCGCAACGCACCCGCGGCGAGGACCCCGCGCTGGTGGACGCCCTGCTCGAGGCGGACGCGGCCCGGCGCGCGGCGGTTGCGACGGCGGACAACCTGCGCGCCGAGCAGAAGGCGCTGGGCAAGAAGGTCGGCAAGGCGTCCCCGGACGAACGCCCCGCACTGCTGGCACACGCGCAGGAACTGTCGGCGAAGGTGAAGGAGGCCGAGGCCGCCGAGAACGCCGCCGACGCCGAACTCGACACCGCTCACCGCGCGATCTCGAATGTCGTGCAGGAGGGCGCGCCCGCCGGCGGCGAGGACGATTTCGTCCTGCTCGAGACGGTCGGCACGCCGACCGAATTCGATTTCACTCCGCGCGATCACGTGGATCTGGGCGAGTCGCTGGGTCTGTTCGACATGGAACGCGGCGCGAAGGTGTCGGGCGCCCGGTTCTACTTCCTGACCGGCTACGGCGCGCTGCTGCAACTCGGCCTGCTCCAACTGGCCGCCCAGCGCGCGACCGCCAATGGCTTCACCATGATGATCCCGCCGGTGCTGGTCCGCCCGGAGATCATGGCCGGAACCGGTTTCCTGGGCCAGCATTCGGCCGAGGTCTACCACCTCGACGACGACGATCTGTACCTCGTCGGCACCTCGGAGGTCCCGCTGGCGGGCTACCACTCGGGCGAGATCCTGGATCTGAGCGCCGGGCCGAAGCGGTATGCGGGCTGGTCGTCGTGTTTCCGCCGCGAGGCGGGCAGCTACGGCAAGGACACCCGAGGCATCATCCGGGTGCACCAGTTCGACAAGGTCGAGATGTTCGTCTACTGCCGTCCCGAGGAGGCCGACGCCGAACACCGGCGCCTGCTGGACTGGGAGAAGGAGATGCTCGCCGCGATCGAGGTGCCCTACCGGGTGATCGATGTCGCGGGTGGCGATCTGGGCAGCTCGGCGGCCCGCAAATTCGACTGTGAGGCATGGGTTCCCACCCAGCAGACCTACCGCGAACTCACCTCGACCTCGAACTGCACCACCTTCCAGGCCCGTCGCCTGTCGGTGCGCTACCGCGACGAGAACAACAAACCGCAGATCGCCGCGACCCTGAACGGCACCCTCGCGACCACCCGGTGGATCGTCGCGTTGCTGGAGAACCACCAGCGGGCCGACGGTTCGGTCCGGGTTCCCGCCGCGCTGGTCCCGTTCGTCGGCCGCGAGGTGCTCGAGCCACCGCGCTGA